One window of Bos javanicus breed banteng chromosome 1, ARS-OSU_banteng_1.0, whole genome shotgun sequence genomic DNA carries:
- the LOC133249414 gene encoding small ribosomal subunit protein eS12-like, with protein MAKEGSAAGGVMDVNTALQEVLKTALIHDGLAHGIHGAAGGLDKRHAHLCALASHCDEPVYVKLVEALGAEHQVNLIKVDDNKKLGEWAGLCTTDREGKPCKAVGCSCVAVKDCGKESQAKDVIEEYFKCKK; from the coding sequence ATGGCCAAGGAAGGCAGTGCTGCTGGAGGTGTAATGGATGTTAATACTGCTCTGCAAGAGGTGCTGAAGACTGCCCTCATCCACGATGGCCTAGCACATGGAATTCACGGAGCTGCCGGAGGCTTAGACAAGCGTCACGCCCATCTCTGTGCCCTTGCATCCCACTGTGATGAGCCTGTGTATGTCAAGTTGGTGGAGGCCCTTGGTGCGGAGCACCAAGTCAACCTGATTAAGGTCGATGACAACAAGAAACTAGGGGAATGGGCAGGCCTCTGTACAACGGACAGAGAGGGAAAACCCTGTAAAGCGGTTGGTTGCAGTTGTGTAGCGGTTAAGGACTGTGGCAAAGAGTCTCAGGCCAAGGATGTCATCGAGGAGTACTTCAAATGCaagaaatga